In the genome of Bacillus sp. S3, one region contains:
- a CDS encoding LytR family transcriptional regulator, whose amino-acid sequence MRSQKKKSRKWMKVTAVILSLMVIGGGAYGYTVYKSLNKAVDAMHQPIERKQSDKRENTVSLKAKDPFSVLMLGVDEREGDKGRSDTMIVLTVNPNNNSVKMLSIPRDTRTEIIGKGKEDKINHAYAFGGVPMAMDTVENFLDIPIDYYIQVNMEGFTEMVDAVGGVTVQNDLDFTQDGIHFAKGELTLDGAQALSYTRMRKEDPRGDFGRQTRQRQIIEGVVKEGASLSSLTKFSDIFTVLGNNVKTNLTFEQIATIQKGYKGAGTSIQQMELKEQGKMINHIYYGMVSPEEKQRVQNELKTQLEL is encoded by the coding sequence ATGAGATCTCAAAAAAAGAAAAGTAGAAAATGGATGAAGGTGACCGCTGTGATTCTTTCGCTAATGGTAATTGGCGGAGGCGCGTACGGGTACACTGTATATAAATCATTGAATAAAGCGGTTGACGCGATGCATCAGCCTATTGAGCGCAAGCAATCCGATAAACGGGAAAACACTGTATCCCTCAAGGCAAAGGATCCATTTTCCGTCTTAATGCTGGGTGTGGACGAGCGTGAAGGTGACAAAGGCCGTTCCGATACGATGATTGTCTTAACGGTTAACCCGAACAACAATTCAGTGAAGATGCTCAGCATTCCAAGAGACACCAGAACTGAAATTATCGGCAAAGGAAAAGAGGATAAGATCAACCACGCCTATGCGTTTGGAGGAGTTCCAATGGCAATGGACACGGTGGAGAACTTTCTTGATATTCCTATCGATTATTATATCCAGGTGAACATGGAAGGATTCACAGAAATGGTCGATGCCGTTGGCGGTGTGACTGTTCAGAATGATTTAGATTTCACCCAGGATGGCATTCATTTTGCAAAAGGAGAGCTGACACTGGATGGCGCTCAAGCCTTAAGCTATACACGAATGAGAAAAGAAGATCCTCGCGGCGACTTTGGCCGCCAGACAAGACAGCGCCAAATCATTGAGGGTGTGGTGAAAGAAGGGGCAAGCCTTTCAAGCTTAACGAAGTTTTCCGATATTTTTACCGTCCTTGGTAATAACGTAAAAACGAACCTGACGTTTGAGCAAATTGCCACCATTCAAAAAGGCTATAAAGGTGCCGGAACATCCATTCAGCAAATGGAATTAAAAGAACAAGGAAAAATGATCAACCACATCTATTACGGCATGGTATCACCAGAAGAAAAGCAACGCGTGCAAAACGAATTAAAGACACAATTGGAGTTATAA
- a CDS encoding AmiS/UreI family transporter, with the protein MGFVGLFLSGAALFLNSLMTVGKADGKSVGVFNIFIGSIQIIIPFYLLIVSDQNNWDLYNNAATFLFGLTFLYLGITVLKGLEGNGLGWFSLWVSIIAVVYTITSVVHFHDVVNALTWGMWAFLWFLFFLANTLKKKFEKYLGFVAFVQSWVTLTIPSMLYFLGIWNTPTVAQIWTYVLLLSIVAFIAASLFKLKIAFKKENDANEMQAI; encoded by the coding sequence GTGGGCTTTGTCGGTTTATTTCTTTCTGGGGCCGCCTTATTTTTAAACAGTCTTATGACGGTAGGAAAGGCTGATGGGAAGAGTGTTGGGGTTTTTAATATTTTCATAGGAAGTATTCAAATCATCATTCCATTTTATTTATTGATTGTTTCTGATCAAAATAATTGGGACCTTTATAATAATGCAGCGACTTTTTTATTTGGTTTAACCTTCTTATATTTGGGAATCACGGTATTGAAGGGACTTGAAGGCAACGGTCTTGGCTGGTTTAGCTTATGGGTGTCCATTATTGCCGTCGTTTATACTATTACGTCTGTGGTGCACTTTCATGATGTAGTAAATGCATTAACGTGGGGAATGTGGGCATTTCTATGGTTTCTATTCTTTTTAGCCAACACGCTTAAAAAGAAATTTGAAAAATACCTTGGATTTGTTGCTTTCGTACAGTCATGGGTAACCTTAACCATCCCATCGATGCTTTACTTCCTAGGTATCTGGAATACGCCAACTGTTGCACAAATTTGGACGTACGTATTACTTCTATCGATCGTTGCCTTTATTGCTGCCAGCCTTTTCAAATTAAAAATCGCCTTCAAAAAGGAAAATGATGCGAACGAGATGCAAGCCATTTAG
- a CDS encoding ABC transporter ATP-binding protein: MIRTKELRKVYDNGFEAVKNLSLHVNKGDIYGFLGPNGAGKTTTIRMLIGLIELTSGDLEVNNINVKKNREEIKTHIGVLPESHGYYEWMTGEEYLLFFSALHKMNKQQSQTKVTELLELVSLTAKAKVKISQYSRGMRQRLGIARTLIHDPEIIFLDEPTLGLDPQGQKDIETILVHLNQIKGVTIFITSHLLKDIEKICNRVAIVKAGTLIEEDTVKGLMDKYNKEIDKDVLSLEDVFFHLTSDDKRGQ; encoded by the coding sequence ATGATTAGGACGAAAGAATTACGAAAAGTGTATGATAACGGATTTGAGGCAGTCAAAAATCTTAGTTTACATGTAAATAAAGGTGATATTTATGGGTTTCTTGGCCCTAATGGTGCTGGTAAAACGACAACCATCCGCATGTTGATTGGCCTGATAGAATTAACGAGCGGCGATCTAGAAGTAAATAATATAAATGTTAAAAAAAATAGGGAAGAAATCAAAACACACATTGGCGTTTTGCCGGAATCACATGGGTATTATGAGTGGATGACCGGTGAAGAGTACCTTTTATTTTTTTCGGCCTTGCACAAGATGAACAAGCAGCAAAGTCAAACTAAGGTCACTGAACTCTTGGAATTGGTAAGCCTTACAGCCAAAGCTAAGGTGAAGATTTCGCAATATTCAAGGGGGATGAGGCAACGGTTAGGCATTGCCCGGACACTTATTCATGACCCTGAAATTATTTTTTTAGACGAGCCTACATTGGGACTGGACCCACAAGGGCAAAAGGATATCGAAACGATCCTTGTCCATTTAAATCAAATAAAAGGCGTGACCATTTTTATCACCTCGCATTTATTAAAAGATATTGAAAAGATTTGTAATCGGGTCGCGATTGTCAAAGCGGGAACCCTCATAGAAGAAGATACCGTTAAAGGGTTGATGGACAAGTATAACAAAGAAATTGATAAAGATGTCCTTTCATTGGAAGATGTATTTTTCCATCTCACATCAGATGATAAGAGGGGGCAATAG
- a CDS encoding ABC transporter permease, which produces MFLALVKKETKEHIFSRKGLGFLFAVSLLMSILSFSFISVKELSLLDQPTVVMTMLKLLLGINILISMVIGSTMIAGEKEKGTLESLLLTPLTKRNIILAKLSAILIFWLIVTLVSLPYLFVLAYQANLFPTILLYLYGIGTVLIISFSSIALIFSTVFVSTKNAMILAIMAFLITAIPMFLSTTMKKFGLAKVISENSPVSASMTAMKDIFINKLAASQVLIELIPVFIFFLLTLFIALLIAKKVDFLRGE; this is translated from the coding sequence ATGTTTTTGGCTTTAGTAAAAAAAGAAACAAAGGAACATATATTTTCACGAAAAGGACTCGGCTTTTTATTCGCTGTCTCTCTATTGATGAGTATTCTATCATTTAGTTTTATCAGCGTAAAAGAATTAAGTTTATTGGATCAGCCTACTGTTGTCATGACGATGCTAAAACTTTTACTTGGGATTAATATATTGATTTCAATGGTCATTGGCTCCACCATGATTGCCGGCGAAAAAGAAAAAGGGACATTAGAAAGCTTGTTGTTAACCCCCCTAACGAAACGAAATATCATCCTGGCGAAGCTTTCTGCAATTCTTATTTTTTGGCTGATTGTGACATTGGTGTCATTGCCTTATTTATTCGTATTAGCGTATCAAGCAAACTTATTCCCTACTATTCTCCTTTATTTATATGGGATTGGGACGGTTTTGATTATTTCCTTTTCATCGATTGCATTGATTTTCTCAACCGTCTTCGTATCCACTAAGAATGCGATGATTTTGGCGATTATGGCCTTCTTAATAACAGCGATTCCGATGTTTTTATCAACAACAATGAAAAAATTCGGGTTAGCAAAGGTCATTAGTGAGAATAGTCCAGTCTCTGCAAGCATGACAGCGATGAAAGATATTTTTATTAATAAGCTCGCTGCTTCCCAAGTATTGATTGAACTAATACCTGTGTTTATTTTTTTCCTTCTGACCTTATTTATCGCCTTACTGATTGCGAAGAAAGTGGATTTTTTAAGGGGTGAATAA
- a CDS encoding PepSY domain-containing protein — protein MIGTKILASVLALGVIGGGAVGTNLVKPAAAVGQQDQAKEEKQDPNEQAKLQKEAAITGEQATTTVLQKYTDGTVKEVELEDEDGTVVYGVHVTAKDGKSYDVKVDAKTGKITKAEDDSNDEKDNGKENEND, from the coding sequence ATGATTGGAACAAAAATTTTAGCATCAGTACTAGCATTAGGCGTTATTGGCGGAGGTGCAGTTGGTACCAATTTAGTGAAACCTGCTGCTGCAGTAGGACAACAAGATCAGGCAAAAGAAGAAAAACAAGATCCAAACGAACAAGCAAAATTGCAAAAAGAAGCGGCCATTACTGGGGAACAAGCAACAACCACTGTTTTACAAAAATATACAGATGGTACTGTTAAGGAAGTAGAATTAGAAGATGAAGACGGCACTGTTGTGTATGGTGTTCATGTAACTGCCAAAGACGGCAAAAGCTATGATGTAAAAGTGGATGCAAAAACAGGTAAAATCACGAAAGCAGAAGACGATAGTAATGATGAAAAAGATAACGGGAAAGAAAACGAAAACGACTAA
- a CDS encoding response regulator transcription factor: MKNILLIEDEEKLAKFIVLELQYEGFSVTVSHDGREGLELALQSHWDLILLDLMLPGLNGIEVCRRIRASKDTPIIMLTARDSVMDRVSGLDSGADDYIPKPFATEELLARIRVIFRRAEKNKQQHSTLTFHDLEVDTMARTVKRSQDEIELTKKEYDLLMIFLQNIGLVLTREMLLEKVWGYNVEVETNVVDVYVSYLRNKLQTANGQQYIETVRGIGYVIRK; this comes from the coding sequence GTGAAGAATATTTTATTAATAGAAGATGAAGAAAAATTAGCAAAATTTATCGTTTTAGAGCTGCAATATGAAGGATTTTCAGTAACGGTTTCCCATGACGGCAGAGAAGGTCTTGAGTTAGCCTTACAATCACATTGGGACCTCATCTTATTAGATCTGATGCTTCCTGGACTAAATGGGATAGAAGTATGCCGAAGAATACGCGCTTCGAAAGATACACCTATTATCATGTTAACAGCCAGAGACAGCGTGATGGATCGCGTATCCGGCTTAGATAGCGGGGCAGATGATTATATTCCGAAACCATTCGCAACAGAGGAATTGTTAGCCAGAATCCGTGTGATCTTCCGCCGTGCTGAAAAAAACAAGCAGCAGCACTCCACTCTTACCTTTCATGATTTAGAAGTAGACACAATGGCGCGAACTGTAAAACGGAGCCAAGATGAAATCGAATTAACGAAAAAGGAATATGATTTACTGATGATTTTTCTTCAGAATATTGGTCTCGTGCTGACAAGGGAGATGTTATTAGAAAAAGTCTGGGGGTACAATGTGGAAGTTGAAACAAATGTAGTCGATGTTTACGTTAGTTATTTACGAAACAAACTTCAAACTGCTAATGGCCAGCAATATATTGAAACCGTAAGAGGAATTGGATATGTGATTCGAAAATGA
- a CDS encoding sensor histidine kinase — MKKVSTLPIKYKLILWSSLLLFILFVLYNVLQYSVLNSWMLTEENNVIAQKMKETKAYYHERSKPNSLSEQEIYSSSDYIERLSGNHQMIRILNAEGKILIAASQDVPDESIPTKIVQTEELGQIKTNENRFLILRSPLLMNNGTGTIEIVQSMEIFDGLLNKFIIVMVIAGLGSIVLSGFGGVIIAKQLLKSVKNILHTMKKIQKTGLHERVPSNGIKDEITEIGELFNETMERLEESFLQQKQFVEDASHELRTPIAIIRGNLTMLKRWGKNDPKLLDESLESTLEEVKYLSDLVSELLELSRAESEKQKEQIEWINPIPVIENAIRNFKTLHKDFEFIIDMKNIEGSLIAFQPRHLEQILVILLDNAIKYSKDAKWIKCSVQKMDNFVQIEIEDKGIGIPKQDIPMVLNRFYRVDKARSRKQGGYGLGLAIAHRLIEKYDGTILIKSEVNKGTTVILKLVSN; from the coding sequence ATGAAAAAGGTTTCTACTCTTCCAATCAAATATAAACTCATATTATGGTCCTCCCTTCTGCTATTTATATTATTCGTCCTATACAATGTTCTGCAATATTCTGTTTTAAATAGCTGGATGCTTACGGAAGAAAACAATGTCATTGCACAAAAGATGAAAGAAACAAAGGCCTATTATCATGAACGTTCGAAACCGAATTCACTATCAGAACAAGAAATTTATTCAAGTAGTGATTACATTGAAAGACTAAGTGGCAATCATCAAATGATCCGTATTCTAAATGCTGAGGGAAAAATCCTCATTGCCGCATCTCAAGATGTGCCAGACGAAAGCATTCCTACAAAAATTGTCCAAACGGAAGAATTAGGCCAAATTAAAACAAATGAAAATCGCTTTCTCATTCTTCGCAGTCCGTTACTAATGAATAACGGAACGGGAACAATTGAGATCGTTCAGAGCATGGAGATTTTTGATGGACTCCTAAATAAATTTATCATTGTCATGGTTATAGCTGGTTTGGGATCGATTGTTTTAAGTGGCTTTGGCGGGGTAATTATCGCAAAACAACTATTAAAATCAGTCAAAAATATCCTGCATACGATGAAAAAGATTCAAAAAACCGGATTACACGAAAGAGTACCTTCTAATGGGATCAAGGATGAAATTACTGAAATAGGCGAATTGTTCAACGAGACAATGGAAAGACTCGAGGAATCCTTTTTGCAGCAAAAACAATTTGTCGAGGACGCATCACACGAGCTTCGCACACCGATTGCCATTATTCGAGGTAACCTTACCATGTTAAAACGCTGGGGAAAAAACGACCCTAAACTGCTTGATGAATCATTGGAATCAACTCTAGAGGAAGTTAAATATTTGAGTGATCTTGTTTCAGAGCTTTTAGAACTTTCGAGGGCGGAATCCGAAAAACAAAAAGAACAAATCGAATGGATTAATCCGATCCCCGTAATTGAAAATGCGATAAGAAATTTCAAAACCCTCCATAAAGATTTCGAGTTTATTATCGATATGAAGAATATCGAAGGAAGTCTAATTGCCTTTCAGCCAAGGCACTTGGAACAAATATTGGTCATATTATTGGATAATGCCATAAAGTACTCTAAAGATGCGAAATGGATCAAATGCTCGGTTCAGAAAATGGACAATTTCGTTCAAATTGAAATTGAAGACAAAGGGATAGGAATTCCCAAACAAGACATTCCTATGGTCTTGAATCGTTTTTACCGTGTAGATAAAGCAAGAAGCAGGAAACAAGGAGGCTATGGTCTAGGGTTAGCGATTGCCCATCGTTTAATCGAAAAATACGATGGAACCATCCTCATTAAAAGTGAAGTAAATAAAGGAACAACAGTTATTTTAAAGCTAGTTTCTAATTAG
- the mprF gene encoding bifunctional lysylphosphatidylglycerol flippase/synthetase MprF: MSMLKMNKEKIFLFLKILFPLILLVLAGYEIKKFTGNINVYLLRHEMGQLHLIKMVLIFLITYCAIFPMFFYDVYLAKILGVKIPVKELAKKSFIANTFSNLIGFGGLIGASLRTYFYHEAEADKKILVKKIASVSLFYLTGISLLTWIVLVGFRSTPLLHEKKWLFWAVAAVSMYLPIFITIYFIQRKKQAESMIKFGMALKLIIVSLLEWMAIFIVIWSLCIILNITIDFSGLLPVFIIASCAGIISMIPGGLGSFDLVFIWGMHGLGVPEEQVVVLLLFYRIGYFILPFLAGVVLFIKDFWNKWNQLWNHVPDAILVRVSHILLTFLVFLSGLVLLLSAAVPGIIGRLKIAQEFLSFPIMNISHQLSVATGFILLGLSRGIQYKEKRAYHLTMFVLIFAALFTFLKGFDYEEALYILIVVVLLRASKKRFYREHFVLSWGKTIFDICMFIVITFMFVLIGFLNLPSSEIKVNPKLSPYLIKDYRDLFNSALIGLLIAILLFFTGYLFRRNKKWELQTSITQEEKIINLLNQYNGTVLTHLIFLHDKYIYWNKKDNVMFAYQVYADKLVVLGDLVGDRNEFLLAIEEFRETADLYGYTPVFYEVSEKMLPPLHENGYDFFKLGEEGHVDLVSFSFSGKKMKGARAVKNKFERENYQFEIVNPPFHAEFLKELKDISDEWLQGKTEKGFSLGFFDEAYLNKAEIAVVKANGTEIIGFVSMMPVYDQNQTISLDLMRFEKNAPNGTMDFVFLSLFEWAKGRGYQSFNIGMAPLSNVGLSKYSFLSEKVAAQIFLHGQFFYSFQGLRKFKDKYADLWLPKYLAYRKKTSLPITMGQITLLIGKKRT, translated from the coding sequence ATGAGTATGCTAAAAATGAATAAAGAAAAGATCTTTTTATTTCTTAAAATTTTATTTCCGCTGATATTACTAGTACTCGCGGGATATGAAATTAAAAAGTTTACTGGTAACATAAATGTTTATTTGCTTCGGCATGAAATGGGTCAATTACATTTAATTAAGATGGTCTTAATCTTTCTCATTACCTATTGTGCCATTTTCCCGATGTTTTTCTATGATGTATATTTAGCAAAAATATTAGGCGTTAAAATACCGGTAAAAGAACTGGCGAAAAAGTCTTTTATTGCGAATACCTTTTCAAACTTAATTGGCTTTGGAGGTCTTATTGGCGCATCACTGAGAACCTATTTCTATCATGAAGCTGAAGCAGACAAAAAGATACTAGTGAAGAAAATTGCCTCTGTTTCATTATTTTATCTCACTGGGATTTCTTTGCTTACCTGGATCGTTCTTGTCGGTTTCCGAAGTACTCCTCTTTTGCATGAAAAAAAATGGCTTTTTTGGGCAGTGGCAGCAGTAAGTATGTATTTGCCGATTTTTATTACCATCTATTTTATTCAACGAAAAAAACAAGCAGAATCAATGATCAAATTTGGAATGGCGCTCAAACTAATTATCGTTTCGTTACTTGAATGGATGGCCATTTTCATTGTTATTTGGTCATTATGCATCATTTTAAATATTACAATTGATTTTTCCGGGCTTCTTCCCGTTTTTATCATTGCTTCCTGCGCCGGAATTATTAGTATGATTCCCGGCGGTTTAGGGTCCTTTGACCTGGTTTTTATTTGGGGGATGCATGGTTTAGGTGTTCCAGAAGAGCAAGTCGTAGTTCTTCTGCTATTTTATCGAATTGGCTATTTTATTCTTCCATTTTTAGCAGGGGTAGTTTTATTCATTAAGGATTTTTGGAACAAGTGGAATCAATTGTGGAATCATGTCCCTGATGCTATTCTGGTAAGGGTTAGCCATATATTATTAACTTTCCTAGTCTTTCTGTCAGGACTAGTTTTGCTTCTTTCAGCAGCGGTCCCAGGAATAATCGGCAGGCTAAAGATCGCTCAAGAATTTTTATCCTTTCCGATTATGAATATCTCGCATCAGCTCTCCGTAGCAACTGGTTTTATCCTGCTTGGGCTATCACGTGGTATCCAATATAAAGAGAAGCGTGCCTATCACCTAACGATGTTCGTTTTAATTTTTGCGGCCTTATTCACCTTTTTAAAAGGGTTTGATTATGAGGAAGCATTGTATATTTTAATTGTTGTCGTACTTTTAAGAGCTTCCAAAAAGCGATTTTACAGAGAGCACTTTGTTTTAAGCTGGGGGAAAACCATTTTTGATATCTGCATGTTTATCGTCATTACCTTTATGTTTGTATTAATTGGCTTTCTCAATTTACCTTCCTCTGAAATTAAGGTGAATCCTAAGCTTTCACCCTATCTGATAAAAGACTATCGTGATTTATTTAATAGCGCATTAATCGGCTTGTTAATAGCAATACTCCTTTTTTTCACCGGCTATTTGTTTCGGCGGAATAAAAAATGGGAGCTGCAAACATCCATTACCCAGGAAGAGAAAATCATAAATCTTTTGAATCAATATAATGGAACGGTCCTAACCCATTTAATTTTTTTACATGATAAATATATTTATTGGAACAAAAAAGACAACGTCATGTTTGCCTATCAAGTATATGCGGACAAACTTGTAGTCCTCGGTGACCTTGTGGGAGACCGAAACGAATTTTTACTAGCAATTGAAGAATTTCGAGAAACAGCTGATCTTTATGGGTATACACCAGTTTTTTACGAGGTTAGCGAAAAAATGCTACCCCCTCTGCATGAAAACGGTTATGATTTTTTCAAGCTCGGCGAGGAGGGGCATGTTGATTTAGTCAGCTTTTCATTTAGTGGAAAAAAAATGAAAGGTGCCCGGGCAGTAAAAAATAAATTTGAACGGGAAAATTATCAGTTTGAGATTGTAAACCCTCCCTTTCATGCAGAGTTCTTGAAGGAACTTAAGGATATATCTGATGAATGGCTTCAAGGAAAAACGGAAAAAGGGTTTTCCCTCGGTTTTTTTGATGAAGCTTACCTCAATAAAGCGGAAATAGCCGTTGTTAAAGCAAACGGAACAGAAATTATTGGATTTGTCAGCATGATGCCGGTTTATGATCAAAACCAAACCATTTCGCTGGACTTAATGCGCTTTGAGAAGAATGCACCAAACGGAACGATGGACTTTGTTTTTCTATCCTTATTTGAATGGGCAAAAGGACGAGGATATCAATCCTTTAATATCGGTATGGCGCCTTTATCAAATGTGGGGCTGTCAAAATATTCGTTTTTAAGTGAAAAGGTTGCAGCGCAAATATTTTTGCATGGGCAATTTTTTTATTCGTTTCAAGGTTTAAGAAAATTCAAAGATAAGTATGCCGATTTATGGCTTCCGAAATATTTAGCTTATCGAAAAAAAACCTCATTGCCCATCACGATGGGACAAATCACGTTATTGATTGGAAAGAAAAGAACGTAA
- a CDS encoding phosphatase PAP2 family protein: MNLKSHLIIGFIFSLVCVVGFAVISLLISDHKIINFDSNVIAAIQGMETPLLTKVMKFFTFVGSTPVVIILSILLIVFLYKVLHHRLELILFVSAIIGSAILNQVLKQVFHRMRPDFHRLVDISGYSFPSGHAMNAFTVYVIISFLLWRHIPSKWGRSLLICLSAVMILAIGTSRIYLGVHYPSDIIGGYLASGFWLTVAIWFFQYYKEKRYNKKYKRG; this comes from the coding sequence ATGAATCTTAAATCTCATCTTATCATCGGTTTTATCTTTAGTTTGGTCTGTGTAGTCGGGTTCGCTGTTATATCTTTGTTAATCAGTGACCATAAAATTATCAATTTTGACAGCAATGTAATAGCAGCTATTCAAGGAATGGAAACACCTTTGTTAACAAAAGTGATGAAATTTTTTACCTTTGTTGGTTCGACTCCAGTTGTCATTATTCTTAGTATCTTGTTAATCGTTTTTCTGTATAAGGTCTTGCATCATCGTTTAGAATTAATTTTATTCGTTTCAGCCATAATCGGCTCGGCCATTCTAAACCAAGTATTGAAACAAGTTTTTCATCGGATGCGTCCCGATTTTCACCGCTTAGTCGATATTTCAGGGTACAGTTTCCCAAGCGGACATGCCATGAATGCCTTTACCGTTTATGTAATTATTTCCTTCTTGCTTTGGCGCCATATTCCAAGCAAGTGGGGGAGGAGCCTGTTAATTTGCCTAAGTGCTGTCATGATTCTAGCGATTGGCACCAGCCGGATCTATTTAGGAGTGCATTACCCCAGCGATATAATCGGCGGTTATTTAGCAAGCGGCTTCTGGTTAACGGTAGCGATATGGTTTTTCCAATATTATAAAGAAAAACGGTATAATAAAAAATATAAACGTGGTTAA
- a CDS encoding DedA family protein has product MSHFIQSIFDLLSNLGYLGIALGLMVEVIPSEIVLAYGGYLVSIGKISFIGSVIAGTIGGLIAQWFLYWLGRYGGRPFLNKYGKYILIKPHHVDLAQQWFSKYGTGVIFTARFIPVVRHAISIPAGIARMSFAKFSIYTVVAIIPWSVLFLYLGMTLGTNWEQINQAAKPYITPVIIIAIIFVIGYVGYKWKFKKNDMK; this is encoded by the coding sequence ATGTCCCATTTTATTCAGTCCATCTTTGATTTGCTATCAAACCTTGGCTACTTAGGAATTGCTCTCGGTTTAATGGTAGAGGTGATCCCAAGTGAAATCGTCTTAGCCTATGGTGGATATTTAGTTTCAATTGGAAAGATTTCATTTATCGGATCAGTAATTGCAGGAACAATCGGCGGTCTGATTGCCCAGTGGTTTTTATACTGGCTGGGGCGATATGGGGGGAGACCGTTTCTCAATAAGTACGGAAAGTATATCTTGATCAAGCCGCATCATGTCGATCTTGCCCAACAATGGTTTAGCAAATATGGGACAGGCGTGATTTTTACAGCACGCTTTATTCCTGTTGTACGACATGCCATATCCATTCCTGCAGGGATTGCCCGGATGTCGTTTGCAAAATTTAGCATCTATACTGTAGTTGCCATTATTCCATGGTCTGTTCTTTTTCTCTATTTAGGAATGACATTAGGAACGAATTGGGAGCAAATTAATCAAGCAGCCAAACCTTACATTACCCCTGTCATCATCATTGCAATTATTTTTGTGATTGGTTATGTCGGGTATAAATGGAAATTTAAGAAGAATGATATGAAATAG
- a CDS encoding response regulator transcription factor, which produces MKRILIIEDDKSIAELERDYLEIEGFSVEIALTGDDGLHIALSENIDLVLLDLMLPGVDGFHICKAIRTEKDIPILMVSAKKEDIDKIRGLGLGADDYVVKPFSPSELVARVKAHLSRYQRLIGKESQSDSIMIRGLRIDQAPRRVYVNNQEVVFTTKEFDVLTHLALHPNRVFSKEQLFEKLWGYDSIGEISTVTVHIRKIREKIEADPSNPQYIETVWGAGYRFKG; this is translated from the coding sequence GTGAAACGCATCTTAATTATTGAAGATGATAAGAGTATTGCCGAGCTTGAACGGGACTACTTAGAAATAGAGGGATTTTCGGTTGAGATTGCTTTAACAGGCGATGACGGCCTGCACATCGCTCTAAGTGAAAATATCGACCTGGTGCTGCTCGATCTAATGCTGCCGGGGGTGGATGGCTTTCACATTTGCAAAGCAATCCGAACCGAAAAGGATATCCCAATCCTGATGGTCTCTGCCAAAAAAGAAGACATCGATAAGATTCGCGGTTTGGGCTTGGGTGCTGATGATTATGTCGTCAAGCCCTTTAGCCCGAGTGAGCTGGTCGCTAGGGTGAAGGCGCATCTCTCGCGGTATCAGCGGTTGATTGGAAAGGAATCCCAAAGTGACAGTATTATGATCCGGGGGCTGCGGATTGATCAGGCGCCAAGAAGGGTGTATGTCAATAACCAAGAGGTGGTTTTTACAACCAAGGAGTTTGATGTCCTCACCCATTTGGCCCTTCATCCAAACCGTGTCTTTAGCAAAGAACAGTTATTTGAAAAATTATGGGGCTATGATTCTATAGGGGAAATTTCCACCGTAACCGTCCATATTCGAAAAATACGTGAAAAAATCGAAGCCGACCCCTCCAATCCGCAGTACATCGAAACCGTATGGGGCGCCGGCTACCGGTTTAAAGGTTGA